From the genome of Acidobacteriota bacterium:
GCACGCTGAAAACCTGGAGCATTCGGGAGAGAGTGACGGTCAGCCCCAGCCGCTTCCGAATGATCGCCACCAACACATACGCGGTGATCGCCACCCAGATCTGGGTCTTGACCGCGTTTTCGGATGTGCCGAAAAAACTCTTGATTCTGAGGTTCTGTTTGATCCATTTGAAGAACAGCTCCACCTGCCAGCGGCTTTTGTAGAGCTGCGCAATGGTCAGCGCGTCCAGTTCGAAGTGATTGGTGAGGAAGACCAGTCGGCGGGCCTTCTCCGTGTCGTAAAACACCACCCGGCGCAGGGGCGCTGGATAGCTGGCGCGCGGGCCTGTCCAGATCACGGTCTGGTCGGCTCGCAAGCCGGCGGCTTTGTCCACGGGACGAGAATAGCGGCGCCGAAAGGCAAACCGTCGCTTGGCCCGAATGACGAAGAACGCGCCGTGGGTATGGATCCGGTAGAGCCGGCCAAAATCCAGGTACCCGCGATCCATCACGTAGATGGCGCCCGGCTCGAAGGGAATCTGGTCGAGCATCCGCACGTCGTGGACCTTGCCCGGCGTGATCCGCACGAACGTGGGAATGGAACCCCGCAGATCCAGGAGCGTGTGCAATTT
Proteins encoded in this window:
- a CDS encoding IS4 family transposase produces the protein MTHVRTVFAQLVDHLPYMAFYRQVARYQGDYRSRHFSCWDQLLCLLFAQLAYRESLRDIVHSLHGRRELLYAMGITGRVSRSTLADAGEKRDWRIYESFARKLIGEAQRLYAQEPFGENLREAAFALDSTTIDLCLSLFPWAEFRRTKAAIKLHTLLDLRGSIPTFVRITPGKVHDVRMLDQIPFEPGAIYVMDRGYLDFGRLYRIHTHGAFFVIRAKRRFAFRRRYSRPVDKAAGLRADQTVIWTGPRASYPAPLRRVVFYDTEKARRLVFLTNHFELDALTIAQLYKSRWQVELFFKWIKQNLRIKSFFGTSENAVKTQIWVAITAYVLVAIIRKRLGLTVTLSRMLQVFSVHLFSKVLVHELFANDNENDNLLQSPNPQKSFKF